In one window of Neofelis nebulosa isolate mNeoNeb1 chromosome 15, mNeoNeb1.pri, whole genome shotgun sequence DNA:
- the LOC131495540 gene encoding large ribosomal subunit protein eL29-like yields the protein MAKSKNHATHNQLRKRHRNGTKKPQSQKYESLRGRELKFLKNIRFAEKHSKKRPKKTQANNAKTMSARVEAFKALVKPNIAKTGSHKFNQLACTARPKLGRHARALVAKGLRLCWPKSEAETQTEAQAAAVTPAPAPAVARVPIGAARHEVSSVEASVCQSEDGRIKCDPWASVCMGLVPSCAVCADKPVVPTGKPWVPCWALASGDLRTPGRMAELPSGRVGTI from the exons ATGGCCAAGTCCAAGAACCACGCCACGCACAACCAGTTGCGAAAACGGCACAGAAATGGCACCAAGAAACCCCAGTCCCAAAAATATGAATCTCTTAGGGGTAGAGAACTCAAGTTCCTGAAGAACATACGCTTTGCCGAGAAGCATAGCAAGAAGCGCCCGAAGAAGACGCAGGCCAACAATGCCAAGACCATGAGTGCACGTGTGGAGGCCTTCAAGGCCCTCGTCAAGCCCAACATCGCAAAGACCGGTAGCCACAAATTCAATCAACTTGCCTGCACCGCTCGCCCCAAGCTCGGGAGGCATGCTCGCGCCCTCGTGGCCAAGGGTCTCAGGCTCTGCTGGCCAAAGTCCGAGGCTGAGACTCAAACCGAGGCCCAGGCTGCAGCTGTGACCCCAGCTCCAGCTCCTGCTGTGGCTCGGGTTCCCATAGGCGCCGCCCGCCACGAAGTCTCCAGTGTAGAGGCTTCTGTCTGCCAGAGTGAGGATGGAAGGATCAAGTGTGATCCCTGGGCATCTGTCTGCATGGGGCTGGTGCCCTCCTGTGCTGTTTGTGCAGATAAGCCTGTG GTGCCCACTGGGAAGCCCTGGGTGCCTTGCTGGGCCCTTGCATCAggagacctgaggacacctgggCGAATGGCCGAGCTGCCCAGTGGGAGGGTTGGCACCATCTAG
- the TEX35 gene encoding testis-expressed protein 35 isoform X2, whose amino-acid sequence MSAKRAELKKSNLSKNYKAMCLELKPEPTKVRSSFEAMPAARPETRGEVTWSQGSFAVPGGQDLSQTYDYKGIKQEGLFTKPGGTQELRTELREVKEELKEKMDEIKQIKGIMDKDFDKLQEFVEIMKEMQKDMDEKMDVLINMHKSSHPLRRGPEEQQEFRLTAKTDTDPQLQLKKVDGADGMPLTLHEKMMALQKPEMDPLDSLHQGRTCCERCLLCAQKNNYSQGRKLPCHSWAPFSSLASGAAF is encoded by the exons ATGTCGGCCAAGAGGGCAGAACTGAAGAAATCAAACCTG AGCAAGAACTACAAGGCAATGTGCCTGGAACTGAAGCCCGAGCCGACCAAAGTAAGAAGCTCTTTTGAGGCCATGCCGGCAGCCAGGCCTGAGACCCGTGGGGAGGTGACTTGGAGTCAGGGGTCGTTCGCTGTTCCTGGTGGCCAAGACCTGTCCCAG ACGTATGACTACAAGGGAATTAAACAAGAAGGGCTGTTTACCAAACCAGGAGGGACACAGGAGCTAAGG ACTGAACTCAGGGAGGTGAAGGAAGAGCTCAAGGAAAAAATGGATGAGATCAAACAG ATAAAGGGCATAATGGACAAGGATTTTGATAAACTCCAGGAATTCGTGGAGATTATGAAG GAAATGCAGAAGGATATggatgagaagatggatgttttAATAAATATGCACAAGAGCAGCCA tcccctTAGAAGAGGTCCAGAGGAGCAGCAGGAGTTCAGGCTGACGGCAAAGACGGACACAGACCCACAGCTCCAGCTCAAGAAAGTGGATGGAGCTGATGGAATGCCACTCACTCTCCACGAGAAGATGATGGCACTtcagaaaccagaaatggacccactgGATTCCCTTCATCAAGGCAGGACCTGCTGC GAAAGATGTTTGTTGTGTGCCCAAAAGAACAACTACAGTCAGGG CAGAAAACTTCCATGCCATTCCTGGGCACCCTTTTCATCCTTGGCATCTGGAGCTGCTTTCTGA
- the TEX35 gene encoding testis-expressed protein 35 isoform X1, producing the protein MSAKRAELKKSNLSKNYKAMCLELKPEPTKVRSSFEAMPAARPETRGEVTWSQGSFAVPGGQDLSQTYDYKGIKQEGLFTKPGGTQELRTELREVKEELKEKMDEIKQIKGIMDKDFDKLQEFVEIMKEMQKDMDEKMDVLINMHKSSHPLRRGPEEQQEFRLTAKTDTDPQLQLKKVDGADGMPLTLHEKMMALQKPEMDPLDSLHQGRTCCERCLLCAQKNNYSQGFLPFLSSSRKLPCHSWAPFSSLASGAAF; encoded by the exons ATGTCGGCCAAGAGGGCAGAACTGAAGAAATCAAACCTG AGCAAGAACTACAAGGCAATGTGCCTGGAACTGAAGCCCGAGCCGACCAAAGTAAGAAGCTCTTTTGAGGCCATGCCGGCAGCCAGGCCTGAGACCCGTGGGGAGGTGACTTGGAGTCAGGGGTCGTTCGCTGTTCCTGGTGGCCAAGACCTGTCCCAG ACGTATGACTACAAGGGAATTAAACAAGAAGGGCTGTTTACCAAACCAGGAGGGACACAGGAGCTAAGG ACTGAACTCAGGGAGGTGAAGGAAGAGCTCAAGGAAAAAATGGATGAGATCAAACAG ATAAAGGGCATAATGGACAAGGATTTTGATAAACTCCAGGAATTCGTGGAGATTATGAAG GAAATGCAGAAGGATATggatgagaagatggatgttttAATAAATATGCACAAGAGCAGCCA tcccctTAGAAGAGGTCCAGAGGAGCAGCAGGAGTTCAGGCTGACGGCAAAGACGGACACAGACCCACAGCTCCAGCTCAAGAAAGTGGATGGAGCTGATGGAATGCCACTCACTCTCCACGAGAAGATGATGGCACTtcagaaaccagaaatggacccactgGATTCCCTTCATCAAGGCAGGACCTGCTGC GAAAGATGTTTGTTGTGTGCCCAAAAGAACAACTACAGTCAGGG GTTCCTGCCTTTCTTGTCCTCTAGCAGAAAACTTCCATGCCATTCCTGGGCACCCTTTTCATCCTTGGCATCTGGAGCTGCTTTCTGA
- the TEX35 gene encoding testis-expressed protein 35 isoform X6, with the protein MSAKRAELKKSNLSKNYKAMCLELKPEPTKTYDYKGIKQEGLFTKPGGTQELRTELREVKEELKEKMDEIKQIKGIMDKDFDKLQEFVEIMKEMQKDMDEKMDVLINMHKSSHPLRRGPEEQQEFRLTAKTDTDPQLQLKKVDGADGMPLTLHEKMMALQKPEMDPLDSLHQGRTCCERCLLCAQKNNYSQGFLPFLSSSRKLPCHSWAPFSSLASGAAF; encoded by the exons ATGTCGGCCAAGAGGGCAGAACTGAAGAAATCAAACCTG AGCAAGAACTACAAGGCAATGTGCCTGGAACTGAAGCCCGAGCCGACCAAA ACGTATGACTACAAGGGAATTAAACAAGAAGGGCTGTTTACCAAACCAGGAGGGACACAGGAGCTAAGG ACTGAACTCAGGGAGGTGAAGGAAGAGCTCAAGGAAAAAATGGATGAGATCAAACAG ATAAAGGGCATAATGGACAAGGATTTTGATAAACTCCAGGAATTCGTGGAGATTATGAAG GAAATGCAGAAGGATATggatgagaagatggatgttttAATAAATATGCACAAGAGCAGCCA tcccctTAGAAGAGGTCCAGAGGAGCAGCAGGAGTTCAGGCTGACGGCAAAGACGGACACAGACCCACAGCTCCAGCTCAAGAAAGTGGATGGAGCTGATGGAATGCCACTCACTCTCCACGAGAAGATGATGGCACTtcagaaaccagaaatggacccactgGATTCCCTTCATCAAGGCAGGACCTGCTGC GAAAGATGTTTGTTGTGTGCCCAAAAGAACAACTACAGTCAGGG GTTCCTGCCTTTCTTGTCCTCTAGCAGAAAACTTCCATGCCATTCCTGGGCACCCTTTTCATCCTTGGCATCTGGAGCTGCTTTCTGA
- the TEX35 gene encoding testis-expressed protein 35 isoform X4 yields the protein MSAKRAELKKSNLSKNYKAMCLELKPEPTKVRSSFEAMPAARPETRGETYDYKGIKQEGLFTKPGGTQELRTELREVKEELKEKMDEIKQIKGIMDKDFDKLQEFVEIMKEMQKDMDEKMDVLINMHKSSHPLRRGPEEQQEFRLTAKTDTDPQLQLKKVDGADGMPLTLHEKMMALQKPEMDPLDSLHQGRTCCERCLLCAQKNNYSQGFLPFLSSSRKLPCHSWAPFSSLASGAAF from the exons ATGTCGGCCAAGAGGGCAGAACTGAAGAAATCAAACCTG AGCAAGAACTACAAGGCAATGTGCCTGGAACTGAAGCCCGAGCCGACCAAAGTAAGAAGCTCTTTTGAGGCCATGCCGGCAGCCAGGCCTGAGACCCGTGGGGAG ACGTATGACTACAAGGGAATTAAACAAGAAGGGCTGTTTACCAAACCAGGAGGGACACAGGAGCTAAGG ACTGAACTCAGGGAGGTGAAGGAAGAGCTCAAGGAAAAAATGGATGAGATCAAACAG ATAAAGGGCATAATGGACAAGGATTTTGATAAACTCCAGGAATTCGTGGAGATTATGAAG GAAATGCAGAAGGATATggatgagaagatggatgttttAATAAATATGCACAAGAGCAGCCA tcccctTAGAAGAGGTCCAGAGGAGCAGCAGGAGTTCAGGCTGACGGCAAAGACGGACACAGACCCACAGCTCCAGCTCAAGAAAGTGGATGGAGCTGATGGAATGCCACTCACTCTCCACGAGAAGATGATGGCACTtcagaaaccagaaatggacccactgGATTCCCTTCATCAAGGCAGGACCTGCTGC GAAAGATGTTTGTTGTGTGCCCAAAAGAACAACTACAGTCAGGG GTTCCTGCCTTTCTTGTCCTCTAGCAGAAAACTTCCATGCCATTCCTGGGCACCCTTTTCATCCTTGGCATCTGGAGCTGCTTTCTGA
- the TEX35 gene encoding testis-expressed protein 35 isoform X3 — protein MSAKRAELKKSNLSKNYKAMCLELKPEPTKVRSSFEAMPAARPETRGEVTWSQGSFAVPGGQDLSQTYDYKGIKQEGLFTKPGGTQELRTELREVKEELKEKMDEIKQIKGIMDKDFDKLQEFVEIMKEMQKDMDEKMDVLINMHKSSHPLRRGPEEQQEFRLTAKTDTDPQLQLKKVDGADGMPLTLHEKMMALQKPEMDPLDSLHQGRTCCERCLLCAQKNNYSQGKLPCHSWAPFSSLASGAAF, from the exons ATGTCGGCCAAGAGGGCAGAACTGAAGAAATCAAACCTG AGCAAGAACTACAAGGCAATGTGCCTGGAACTGAAGCCCGAGCCGACCAAAGTAAGAAGCTCTTTTGAGGCCATGCCGGCAGCCAGGCCTGAGACCCGTGGGGAGGTGACTTGGAGTCAGGGGTCGTTCGCTGTTCCTGGTGGCCAAGACCTGTCCCAG ACGTATGACTACAAGGGAATTAAACAAGAAGGGCTGTTTACCAAACCAGGAGGGACACAGGAGCTAAGG ACTGAACTCAGGGAGGTGAAGGAAGAGCTCAAGGAAAAAATGGATGAGATCAAACAG ATAAAGGGCATAATGGACAAGGATTTTGATAAACTCCAGGAATTCGTGGAGATTATGAAG GAAATGCAGAAGGATATggatgagaagatggatgttttAATAAATATGCACAAGAGCAGCCA tcccctTAGAAGAGGTCCAGAGGAGCAGCAGGAGTTCAGGCTGACGGCAAAGACGGACACAGACCCACAGCTCCAGCTCAAGAAAGTGGATGGAGCTGATGGAATGCCACTCACTCTCCACGAGAAGATGATGGCACTtcagaaaccagaaatggacccactgGATTCCCTTCATCAAGGCAGGACCTGCTGC GAAAGATGTTTGTTGTGTGCCCAAAAGAACAACTACAGTCAGGG AAAACTTCCATGCCATTCCTGGGCACCCTTTTCATCCTTGGCATCTGGAGCTGCTTTCTGA
- the TEX35 gene encoding testis-expressed protein 35 isoform X5 yields the protein MCLELKPEPTKVRSSFEAMPAARPETRGEVTWSQGSFAVPGGQDLSQTYDYKGIKQEGLFTKPGGTQELRTELREVKEELKEKMDEIKQIKGIMDKDFDKLQEFVEIMKEMQKDMDEKMDVLINMHKSSHPLRRGPEEQQEFRLTAKTDTDPQLQLKKVDGADGMPLTLHEKMMALQKPEMDPLDSLHQGRTCCERCLLCAQKNNYSQGFLPFLSSSRKLPCHSWAPFSSLASGAAF from the exons ATGTGCCTGGAACTGAAGCCCGAGCCGACCAAAGTAAGAAGCTCTTTTGAGGCCATGCCGGCAGCCAGGCCTGAGACCCGTGGGGAGGTGACTTGGAGTCAGGGGTCGTTCGCTGTTCCTGGTGGCCAAGACCTGTCCCAG ACGTATGACTACAAGGGAATTAAACAAGAAGGGCTGTTTACCAAACCAGGAGGGACACAGGAGCTAAGG ACTGAACTCAGGGAGGTGAAGGAAGAGCTCAAGGAAAAAATGGATGAGATCAAACAG ATAAAGGGCATAATGGACAAGGATTTTGATAAACTCCAGGAATTCGTGGAGATTATGAAG GAAATGCAGAAGGATATggatgagaagatggatgttttAATAAATATGCACAAGAGCAGCCA tcccctTAGAAGAGGTCCAGAGGAGCAGCAGGAGTTCAGGCTGACGGCAAAGACGGACACAGACCCACAGCTCCAGCTCAAGAAAGTGGATGGAGCTGATGGAATGCCACTCACTCTCCACGAGAAGATGATGGCACTtcagaaaccagaaatggacccactgGATTCCCTTCATCAAGGCAGGACCTGCTGC GAAAGATGTTTGTTGTGTGCCCAAAAGAACAACTACAGTCAGGG GTTCCTGCCTTTCTTGTCCTCTAGCAGAAAACTTCCATGCCATTCCTGGGCACCCTTTTCATCCTTGGCATCTGGAGCTGCTTTCTGA